The Conger conger chromosome 15, fConCon1.1, whole genome shotgun sequence genome contains a region encoding:
- the LOC133111973 gene encoding uncharacterized protein LOC133111973 → MILKHYSWTLLLCNVLICSIYGIQKVRSYKAVRYQSALGRLWHPLHLRPRSRAHSSGPQHRDSIKGGGSPYISPESHSTYDQREDVQRHTSTVLGTPVPREQVKLMPVFHGRPGLGVAQSSMIQFGSAQSESASRVFNRLLGGFTSSPGWLSPGSASGHGHAHAHAHAQRGLNQSLATSNVFSPHPSSQRNHASSPVTFGSGQNTGMSFGSRDNTAGSFPRIISFVPEGSVRNPTTGHFTSGGSTLRKPTSVQYTNANAAPFSAQRISHRPTPSSSLASLGTRYSVTHRYTQRSNLTSRANQTVPNRSDSRAGSLVIGHQNFTQERKVPFGSHVVRPPIRFVQFMPQTAAPSPSWGSPSRFGTVVVTPGMGSTGHRQHYSQYGSSMPAEGGPDPAYTRKPISGNAERTHGCVERGC, encoded by the exons ATGATTCTTAAACATTATTCATG GACTCTTTTGCTTTGTAATGTGTTAATATGCAGCATATATGGCATTCAGAAAG TCCGCAGCTATAAAGCTGTCCGATATCAGAGTGCTCTGGGAAGACTTTGGCACCCCTTACACCTTCGTCCTCGCAGCCGCGCGCACTCGAGTGGACCCCAACACCGGGATAGCATCAAGGGTGGAGGTTCACCATATATAAGTCCAGAGTCCCACTCAACAtatgaccagagggaagatgtCCAGCGTCACACCAGTACTGTTTTAGGTACCCCTGTCCCTCGTGAGCAGGTCAAACTTATGCCGGTGTTCCACGGGCGCCCAGGCCTTGGTGTTGCTCAATCATCCATGATCCAGTTTGGGTCTGCCCAGAGTGAAAGCGCCTCCCGTGTATTTAACCGGTTGCTGGGCGGCTTTACCTCCTCCCCAGGTTGGCTTAGCCCGGGGAGTGCCAGTGGCCACGGCCATGCCCATGCCCATGCCCATGCCCAGAGGGGATTGAACCAAAGTCTTGCTACCTCTAACGTCTTCAGCCCTCATCCTTCCTCTCAAAGGAACCATGCCTCTTCCCCAGTCACCTTTGGTTCTGGGCAGAATACAGGCATGTCCTTTGGTTCTCGTGACAACACCGCAGGTTCATTCCCCAGGATCATTTCCTTTGTCCCTGAAGGGAGTGTTCGGAATCCAACTACAGGGCACTTTACCTCAGGTGGCAGTACCCTCCGAAAACCTACCTCTGTCCAATATACAAACGCCAATGCAGCACCTTTCTCTGCTCAGAGaatctcccaccgccctacccCAAGCTCAAGTCTGGCTTCTTTGGGCACACGCTACTCAGTCACCCACCGCTATACTCAAAGATCAAATCTGACTTCTAGGGCTAACCAGACTGTCCCCAATAGATCTGACTCCAGGGCAGGCAGTTTAGTAATAGGCCACCAAAACTTCACCCAAGAACGTAAAGTCCCTTTTGGCTCTCATGTAGTACGGCCCCCTATCAGATTTGTTCAATTTATGCCACAAACGGCAGCTCCTTCCCCTAGTTGGGGATCCCCCTCTCGCTTTGGCACCGTTGTGGTCACACCAGGCATGGGCTCCACAGGCCACAGGCAGCACTACTCCCAGTACGGTTCCAGCATGCCTGCAG AAGGTGGCCCTGATCCAGCCTACACCAGGAAACCTATTTCTGGAAATGCCGAAAGAACCCATGGCTGTGTAGAGAGGGGGTGCTAG